One window of Chloroflexus aggregans DSM 9485 genomic DNA carries:
- a CDS encoding metallophosphoesterase — protein MRTLTISDEVVPAVYSLNIKQRFADVRLVLACGDLPIYYLEFVVTMLGQPCFYVWGNHDAPEVQADGQVVSYARGAVCVEDRVVRHQGLLIGGLGGSIRYKPDGHHQYTETQMMFRVWRMVPRLVLNRLRYGRYLDVLLTHAPPLGIHNGPDYPHRGFRALLLLMQWFRPRYLIHGHIHLSYGFSHTTETQVGDTLVINTAGYRLLDLVV, from the coding sequence ATGCGCACACTCACGATTAGCGATGAAGTAGTTCCTGCCGTCTATAGTCTGAATATCAAGCAACGTTTTGCCGATGTACGCCTCGTGCTGGCCTGCGGTGATCTGCCGATCTACTACCTTGAGTTTGTGGTCACGATGCTCGGACAGCCCTGTTTTTACGTTTGGGGCAATCACGACGCTCCAGAAGTGCAGGCCGATGGGCAAGTCGTAAGTTATGCCCGTGGCGCGGTCTGTGTCGAAGATCGCGTGGTGCGCCATCAAGGACTGTTGATCGGCGGTTTGGGCGGTTCGATCCGCTACAAGCCTGATGGTCATCACCAGTACACCGAAACACAGATGATGTTCCGTGTGTGGCGAATGGTGCCGCGTCTTGTGCTCAACCGGCTACGGTATGGCCGTTATCTCGATGTCCTACTGACGCACGCACCACCGCTCGGTATTCACAATGGCCCCGACTATCCCCATCGGGGGTTTCGCGCTCTGTTACTGCTGATGCAGTGGTTTCGTCCACGGTATCTCATCCACGGCCATATCCATCTCTCGTATGGTTTTAGCCATACTACCGAGACCCAGGTTGGTGATACCCTCGTGATCAATACGGCCGGCTACCGTTTACTTGATCTGGTTGTGTAA
- a CDS encoding glycosyltransferase family 39 protein, protein MRVVIRNHFLPTLYRWPAVWLPIALTGIAVLLLLLPISRPAHYWRVGEEYEPILIGFHENEQNETDLFRWSQPQAALFLYGYRGAPALVELRLAAPRAPGMAPAQATFAYQDGDVGTVTVAGYWRRYRLLVPAAATGETVLRWSTEPYIALPDVRELGVALSGVRQWSLADRPPLSAQTIAWSALPLLVWMAGVVWQWPGFWRDAGALLALAPALGLALAPATAEYWLPTVPWPWWPLLPIFVLLGWPYLRTGSRSLLNRTASRPVVHWTGVVIALGGLLLIRAGVLPWLIFPSVLIGVGLAWPLVANREDSSVWPSGRWLVAITGVALLTRLVALDQMPVALWRDESRHGLLALRIWSEPDFRPIYVPFVADLPALLFYLMAPVVGILGPHTWSVRLVSAVAGALTPLALYWFVAPIIGRRAAVLGAALLAWSSWSLSMSRWAFPATLDHLLVLTAAGLLWRGLDPNRRGWWIWCSVALAALLGGLAVYTYHTGRLAPLALAIVVLFRLGRNRERWRLTWSRLALAALVGAIVVMPLVWYLLTDSFGFNRRVGSVSIFQADSLSRHRPLDFLAENVVSYGLMWHIQGESNGRHHLPSAPMVDPVVGLLLLLGIGVAWRARSTAGVVLALWLLYYIPGLLSFNAPHAMRSLGTLAPACALAGWGLSRLATSVSWRRWLIPAALVASLALNLWVYFGLMWHDPRVYGEFDRTEMVMAQIVRNAATQPHPVPVYLPREWALSDTVRFLTADLAPAQQARIWRGSLVGDEDVLVVLPVSADATTVAGVLNALGSAGREVESPPTIPTGGEALVRVFARGTAALAVLSTP, encoded by the coding sequence ATGCGCGTCGTGATTCGTAATCATTTTCTCCCAACCTTGTATCGCTGGCCGGCCGTGTGGTTGCCGATTGCACTGACGGGTATCGCAGTGCTGTTGTTGCTGCTGCCCATATCTCGGCCGGCACATTATTGGCGGGTCGGTGAAGAGTACGAACCGATCCTTATCGGTTTTCATGAAAATGAACAGAATGAAACCGATCTCTTTCGCTGGTCGCAGCCCCAAGCCGCACTGTTTTTGTATGGCTATCGGGGTGCGCCGGCCTTGGTTGAGTTGCGGTTGGCTGCGCCACGAGCGCCGGGCATGGCGCCGGCCCAAGCGACATTTGCCTATCAAGATGGCGACGTGGGTACGGTGACGGTCGCCGGATATTGGCGTCGCTACCGTTTGTTAGTGCCTGCCGCTGCTACTGGTGAGACTGTGCTGCGCTGGTCTACCGAACCATACATCGCTCTGCCCGATGTGCGCGAGTTAGGCGTCGCCTTGAGCGGTGTTAGGCAGTGGTCGCTGGCCGATCGTCCACCCTTGAGCGCCCAAACCATCGCGTGGAGCGCCTTGCCGCTGCTGGTGTGGATGGCAGGTGTTGTGTGGCAGTGGCCGGGGTTTTGGCGCGATGCAGGGGCGCTGTTGGCGCTCGCGCCGGCGCTCGGTTTGGCGCTCGCGCCGGCAACGGCTGAGTACTGGTTGCCTACCGTGCCATGGCCGTGGTGGCCGCTGCTCCCTATCTTCGTTTTGCTAGGGTGGCCCTATCTTCGTACCGGTAGCCGCTCTCTGCTGAACCGGACGGCATCACGACCGGTGGTGCATTGGACAGGTGTTGTTATCGCGTTGGGTGGTCTGCTGCTGATCCGTGCCGGTGTGTTGCCGTGGCTTATCTTCCCGTCGGTGCTCATCGGCGTAGGGTTGGCGTGGCCGTTAGTAGCGAATCGCGAAGATTCATCAGTGTGGCCAAGCGGTCGCTGGTTGGTTGCGATAACCGGTGTGGCCTTACTCACACGACTGGTCGCTCTTGACCAGATGCCGGTGGCGCTGTGGCGTGATGAGTCCCGCCATGGCTTGCTCGCGTTGCGGATTTGGTCAGAACCTGATTTTCGCCCGATCTATGTGCCGTTTGTGGCCGATCTGCCGGCATTGTTGTTTTATCTGATGGCCCCCGTGGTCGGGATACTGGGGCCACATACGTGGAGTGTGCGGCTCGTCAGTGCGGTAGCCGGTGCCCTTACCCCGCTCGCACTGTATTGGTTCGTTGCGCCGATCATTGGGCGGCGGGCTGCTGTACTAGGCGCAGCACTGTTGGCGTGGTCGTCGTGGTCGTTGAGTATGAGCCGCTGGGCCTTCCCCGCTACGCTCGATCATCTGCTGGTGCTGACGGCGGCTGGATTGCTGTGGCGGGGATTGGATCCGAACCGACGTGGCTGGTGGATCTGGTGCTCGGTGGCGTTGGCTGCATTGCTGGGTGGGTTGGCCGTCTATACCTACCATACCGGGCGGTTAGCACCACTAGCATTAGCCATTGTGGTCTTATTCCGGCTTGGTCGTAATCGAGAACGTTGGCGTCTGACCTGGTCACGGCTCGCGCTGGCAGCCCTTGTCGGTGCTATCGTGGTAATGCCGCTGGTGTGGTATCTGCTGACCGATAGTTTCGGGTTTAACCGGCGGGTTGGTTCGGTCTCGATCTTTCAAGCCGATAGTCTCAGCCGCCACCGTCCGCTTGATTTTTTGGCCGAAAATGTCGTGTCCTATGGCTTGATGTGGCACATTCAGGGTGAATCTAACGGTCGCCATCATCTCCCATCGGCGCCAATGGTCGATCCGGTGGTCGGTCTGCTCTTGCTGCTCGGTATCGGTGTGGCGTGGCGGGCGCGGTCCACCGCAGGGGTGGTATTGGCGCTCTGGCTGCTCTACTACATCCCAGGTCTGTTAAGCTTCAATGCGCCCCATGCTATGCGATCACTCGGCACCCTTGCGCCGGCCTGCGCGCTGGCCGGGTGGGGGCTGAGCCGGTTGGCGACCAGTGTGTCGTGGCGGCGTTGGCTTATTCCTGCCGCACTGGTAGCGAGTTTGGCCCTGAATCTGTGGGTCTATTTCGGCCTGATGTGGCACGATCCGCGGGTGTACGGTGAGTTTGATCGAACCGAGATGGTCATGGCTCAGATCGTGCGGAATGCGGCAACACAACCACACCCGGTACCGGTGTATCTACCACGTGAGTGGGCGCTGAGCGATACAGTACGTTTTCTTACTGCCGATCTCGCACCGGCACAGCAGGCCCGTATCTGGCGAGGTTCGTTGGTCGGTGATGAAGACGTGCTCGTCGTCTTGCCCGTCTCGGCCGATGCCACCACGGTTGCCGGCGTCCTTAACGCACTTGGATCCGCAGGCAGAGAGGTGGAATCGCCGCCAACCATCCCGACCGGCGGCGAAGCGCTTGTACGAGTGTTTGCCCGTGGTACTGCGGCATTGGCCGTGTTGAGTACGCCATGA
- a CDS encoding DUF4032 domain-containing protein — translation MSAIQAIVHDEFTRIRRDQMLRELLALITRRPNELLPLDEVRARLNVRGQHYLGHQTVPLDKIVGSEGRYSDFDRQFAPRHNANRLRWMNIDRAHHEGVPLPAVELYKLGDIYFVKDGHHRISVARFQGQREIDAVVTELVVDVPLDPNLSVRDLLLKEEYSDFLEWTGLADLRPEQRIEFSEPGGYLDLVRHINAHRYYLGQELGRPVTREEAVTSWYDNVYMPVIEVIRRQNALRYFPGRTEADLYRWIMDHRWYLRERNGGADPGPLVAASDYVRLFGRRSLTSLTDWLLGALRGKPAVGSS, via the coding sequence ATGTCAGCCATTCAAGCGATAGTCCATGATGAATTTACCCGCATTCGCCGCGACCAGATGCTGCGCGAGCTGCTGGCGCTGATTACCCGCCGCCCCAACGAATTGTTGCCGCTCGATGAGGTGAGGGCGCGGCTGAATGTGCGTGGGCAGCATTATCTCGGTCATCAGACGGTTCCGCTCGATAAGATTGTCGGGAGCGAAGGTCGCTACAGTGACTTTGATCGACAGTTTGCGCCGCGCCATAATGCTAATCGTTTGCGCTGGATGAATATCGATCGTGCCCATCACGAGGGGGTACCGTTGCCCGCCGTTGAGTTGTATAAGCTGGGCGATATCTATTTTGTCAAGGACGGCCATCATCGGATTTCGGTGGCCCGCTTCCAAGGTCAACGTGAGATCGATGCCGTTGTGACCGAGTTGGTGGTTGATGTCCCTCTCGATCCTAATCTGAGTGTGCGCGATCTGCTGCTGAAAGAGGAGTATAGCGATTTTCTCGAATGGACCGGTCTTGCCGATCTGCGACCGGAGCAGCGGATCGAGTTTAGCGAGCCGGGTGGCTATCTCGATTTGGTCCGGCATATTAACGCTCACCGCTACTATTTGGGGCAAGAGCTGGGCCGGCCGGTCACGCGCGAAGAGGCGGTAACGAGCTGGTACGATAATGTCTATATGCCGGTGATTGAAGTGATCAGACGGCAAAATGCACTACGGTACTTTCCCGGTCGTACCGAAGCCGATCTCTATCGTTGGATTATGGATCACCGCTGGTATTTGCGTGAACGCAACGGCGGTGCCGATCCGGGGCCGTTGGTCGCAGCATCAGATTATGTGCGGCTCTTTGGCCGACGGAGTCTGACATCGCTGACCGACTGGCTGCTCGGCGCGTTGCGTGGGAAGCCGGCGGTCGGATCGAGCTGA